In the genome of Anabaena cylindrica PCC 7122, the window AGGTAGGTTCGACAGCGGATTAACTGATTTACTCGCCCTAGATAATCAAGGACACTTCCTGAGTTTAGAAAGGTCTTTTACCGGCTTGGGACTAGCTATTTCTCTGTTTCAGGTTTCCTTAGAAAATGCTGACAACATTCACAAAATTGATAGTTTGTCAACCGTTGACATCACAAAAATAAAACCAGTAAAGAAAAAACTACTCCTAGATTTACAAACCCTAGATGTAGCGTTAGACAACATTGAAGGTTTAACCCTTGGTGCTAAGTTACCTGACGGCCAAACCTCATTAATTCTCGTTAGCGATAATAACTTCAATAAACTGCAACGCACCCAAATCCTAGCCTTTAAACTCAAACTCGAATCACCACTCGACAGGTTATTACACCTGCTGCGAATTCCCAGAAATCGATAGCTTGCTAATAAGTATAATTACTGAGAAAATTTGATAGCCATTTCAATACAATTTAAGTACTATTTAAGTAACACAATTATTGCTAAAATATGTTACATAAGATTAGGTAACTGACAAAATTGAAGAAAAGTGAAGTTACAGCATTTTTCAAGTAAATGGAGTACACGGCTAAGAAGTAAACTTCGCTCGCTGCCTAGATAATTTGTAACTCACTCGGTTACAATCTGCTGTATGTTAATTTTACTAAATTCAATAAATACCCTCTCACAGGATTAAGGCTATTATTGAGATTTATATAGATACAGAGAAACAATAGCTGTAATAATTTTGATAAAGTATCCTGTAGTAAATACCCATACTTATTTTGTGTGTAACATAATAACCAGGATATGAATGAATACAAAACACCATCAGACATCTATATTGGCAAATTATTAAACAATCGTTATTTAATCAGAGACTTACTTGGTAAAGGGGGAATGGGTAGGGTTTACCTAGCCGAAGATGTTACCAAAGGCTGTATGTTAGTTGCAGTTAAAATGCTCTCATTAAATATAGTTAACCAGGAATTAGCTGACCGTTTTGGCAGAGAAATTTTTATTGGCTCTCAATTAGGTAAAAAAAGTCCACATATTAGCCGTGTATTAACTTATGGCATTACTAATGAAAGAGTGCCATTTTACGTTATGGAATATCTGCAAGGAAGAACCATCAAACAAATTCTTAAAGTCGAAAGTTTAAATACCTCAAAATTTATAGAAATCTGTCAACAAATTTGTTTAGGATTACATTGCGCTCACCAAGGTGTCACCCTCCAAGGTAAAATTTATCCGATTCTTCATAGAGATATTAAACCAGAAAATATATTCATTCATAACTATGACAACAAACTAGAAATAGTTAAAATTCTTGACTTTGGTATTGCCAAATTTCTGAGTGAAACAGGTGGGATGACAATGACTGAATCATTTATAGGTAGTTTACCTTACTCATCTCCAGAACATATGCAAGGATACAAAATATTGGATGTGCGCTCTGATATTTATAGCTTGGGTGTTGTGATGTATGAAATGTTGGCAGGTAAACATCCATTTCATACGAACAGTCACTCTTTCAGTACTTGGTGCAAACTTCATTGTATCCAAGCACCACCTAAATTTGAAGAAGTTAATCCCAATGTAAAAATTCCCCAAGAATTGCAGCAATTAGTCATGGATTGTTTAGCAAAAGATATGAATGATAGACCCGATAGCACTAGTAAAATATTAGAAGATTTAGCTAAAATTAAGGCACAACTTAATAATAGTCTTGTATCTTCTAAAGATGTAAATCTAGTACCTTTCACATCATTCTCTGAGCAAATATGTCGGCAAAAAAAGTGGCCCAAGAATAAACCAGTTGCATTAATTTGTTTTCCATACCTTTTAACTACTCCACAAGGTAATATACCAACTTTTTGGGCTATGTTACCGCGAGCAGAAATTCTGAAATTTACAGAAAAAACATATACTATTGACTTTATTAGTAAAATGAATGAGTATCCCATGGTACTGTGGTTGACAATGCTCCATGATGAATCATATTCTCTGCTGAGATGGTTATCTTATTACTTAGATATAAAAAATTCTAAAGAAGAAAAGATCTTGCGTAATTTAACAGAGACTGGCTATTATCATTTACTATTTTTTGCCCATGAAGATCCTCTTAAATGCAACAATGTTATAACTTTCTTACTGACAGCTAAACAACGTCAATATCTAACTGACGTTATAAATTCAAGTCAAAATTTTGATCCAGCTATCTCTCCTCAAGAAGCCAAGGATTTGTTAAAACTTGAGTATGAAAAAATCAAAGCAGAAGTTAGCAAAAAGCTAAATACAAATTCCAAAAATCCTGCATTCTTTTTTAAGTATTGGCTAGATAAATTTTTAGAATTATTTAAATCTTAATCATAATATCTGCCAATCTCAACTATTGAAAATTTTTTATTTACCCCGTTTTAATTAAGAGGTTATTAAAGTGAACACCAGGCCCTTTGCGTCTCCAGAAAATCAGGAGTTGCTTGTCAACCGTTATCAACTTAAGCAGTTAATCGGTAAAGGTGGCATGGGTGAAGTTTTTTTAGCACACGATATTTTGCTAGGAGGTACACCAGTTGCTATAAAATTTTTATCTCAGACTGTAGTTAACCCAAAAATTCAAGCCAGCTTTAATCGTGAAGCTCTTTTGAGCGCTGCATTAAGTCAAAAAAGTATACACATCGTGCGGGCTTATGATTACGGTGTCAGTCAAAATGGTAAGCCATTTTATGTGATGGAATATCTATCTGGCAAGATTTTGAAGGAATTAATCCCCATATCTTTGCCAATGTTTTTCACTTTATTACGCCAAATTTGTTTAGGCTTACAGTGCGCTCATCAAGGAACTAAAATTGATGGTATCAATTATCAACTAGTTCACAGAGATATTAAGCCAGCTAATATAATTGTGATTCCTGATCCAATATTGGGGCAATTAGCCAAAATTTTAGACTTTGGGATTGCAAAATTTTTAAATTCTTCAACGGCAATTCACACTAAAGGATTTCATGGAACCTTACCTTACTGTTCACCAGAACAATTAGATGGGGAAGAATTAGATGGTCGTTCTGATATTTATAGCTTGGGTGTGATGATGTTTGAGATGCTGACAGGACAAAAACCTTGGCAGCCAGAAACTAACTATTTTGGTGCTTGGTATAAAGCGCATCGTTTTGAAGCTCCAAAAGCGATCGCTGATGCAAATCCCTATATTCAAGTGCCTCAGAAGTTAAATGATTTAATTATGACTTGTCTGGCCAAGAAACCGGAAAACCGTCCCCAAAATATAGCCCAAATTTTGCAGATATTGAGTGATATAGAAAAATCTAATCAACAAAAAGCAAGCACAAGTTTAGCTCATTCATCTACTTCTCATCGTTCCTTGGTTTCTAAATCTCCCGGAAAAATCACCAATCCCTATGAGCATCTTGTTTGGCCTGAAAATAAACCCATTCAGGAAATTGTTTTTCCTCAAATGATAGATACTGCCAAAGGATATGTAGCAGCTTTGTGGCTAATGTTACCTGAACAGGAAATTAAAAATCACGCCCATACTAACCCATACAACCAGTTTATCTTTATCACCTCTCCCCATCCGATGCTGCTGTGGTTAACAGTACTTTATAATCGGGAACTAGGCCCTAAATGGTTGCCCTGTTACCTAGATATGCAAAATACCCAGAATCTCCAGATGGTATCAGCATTAGCAGCAAGTAAATCTTACCCTTTGATTTTCTTCACTCTAGAACCAACTCATAAATGTTTTAGCGTTATTAGAAGTGCCATCTCTCCCATCAAAGGCCAAAAATTGACGACTTGGATTCAACAAAGTCAGCAACTACCATCTTCTTCTCAACCCCAAGTCAGCAAAAAGCTGTTAAAGCAGCAGTATAAATTAATGCAATCTCAAATATTACAAAAAATAGAATCGAAAACCAAGGTTGTCGGATAATTATTCAGTGTACAGCATCAAGCCTAAACTTTTTTCTAGGTCGTTTTATCTGATTCTAAACAAAAATTATACACTTTTGTTTAATAAAAGTGAATTTGACAACATCTCAAAATCCAGTTCTTTTATTAAAAGACAAATTAAACAAACTTGGCATCATTCATATAAATTATGTCTGCACTTGATTTGGGATTGTCAATTGCCAAATGAGTTTTTTGGGCAGGAAAATAAATTTTTTGGTAATCTTCAATTATCTGTTCTGGTGAAATATCTTCTTGGTTTCGCTGGATGGCTCTTTCCAAAGCAGTTTCAAATGAACAATCAATCCAAATCTTAAAATCATAGAAATATTGCAGCGATCGCTTCAGCAAAAATATTCCTTCAAGCACAATTACATCCACATTTTCAAATTGATAATTATAGGTTTGCGGTATACCAGCAATTCCTGTTAAAACAGTTGTTAAATTAATCATCCGCTGATTTTTTAACGGCAGTATCAATTTTTGAAATAGATCATCAAAGTGAAAAGCATTATCGTAAAAATGCTGGGCTGGATTTTCAGAATTAAATCGCTCAGTCGGGAGCTTATGCCAAGCATCTAAATTAATGGAGATAGCATGAATATTTTGATAATTGAGAGCAGTTATTAATTTTTCAGTAATATAACCTTTGCCAGAACCATCAATACCACTGACAGCAACTAAAAAACCTCTATCTATTGACAATTTTGATTGCTTTTGGAGGATAGAATCAGCTAAATCTTGAATATTCATGATGATTTTCCACCTTTTTTTGTTAATTGATAATCCTCAAAAATTACCTCATATCCATTTCCTTGTGGTGATGCACACATTATTCCCACTTGAATATCTTGCTCGACTGGAAAATAAGCCATTCTCAAGGGAACATAGCGGTTATCTTCATCTAAATAAGCGATATGAATAGCCTCTTGACATCGCTCAACCCGTAGCTGAAAAGTATCAGGAGGATTTAACAAAGGTGTGAATGACCAATCTGAATAGTTATGAGTGACCACAGCACTCAGGTTTTGTACTCCATCTACATACTCAATTCCAGTTTTAATCCAATGTTTTTCGTCAGCACGAATCATAATTCCTGCCTGATCATATAAGTCCTTATATTTGCCTTTTATCTTGATATCAACAACAAAATCTGTACTCACTCTGTCAAAGTAGAAATGTCCACTATCACGAATAAAACCATAGTGAGTTATACGCCAAAAATCAGTTTTTGGTGCAGTTGTAATGATGATTTGCTGCTCAGAATGCGACCAGGTAGGAGGTTCATTAAGCCATTCCATAGTTTTTGCTATTGTTAAATGTAAGGGAATAAGTTGTGTAATTTTACCGTGAGTAGATGAGTTTTAAACTATAACAATTTTTCAAACTTATCCAAGGCACTAATTGACATTTTTATGAGAATAGTTTGTATCCAATTGATTAATTACAATCGCTACTATTAATGTGGTAATTCCGAATATTTTAGGTGTGGTAATCGGATATTTCATAGCACCGAACCATCCCAACTGGTCAATTACTATTGACATAAGCATTTGGCTAAATACTACAACTAAAGTAGTGGTGGTTAAACCCAATTTAGGAACTATTAAGGTACTTAAGGTGACGAAGATTGCACCTAGCAAACCGCCTAAAAATGCCCACCAAGGAGTAATATAAATTAACTCAAGCTTGTAAGGTTTGAAAATACCAAGTCCTAGCAGCAATGTGAGGATACTAAACCCAACTACGAAATTAATTGTTGCTGCGGCTATTGGGGAGTGGAGTATTGTCTTTAATCGAGCATTGACAGCTGTACCAATTGTTGAAAAACCACCAGCCGAACCAGCACTAAGCAATGCTAATAAAATATCCATAATGATGATACTAAAAAAGTATTAAGTTGGTAGAGAAAGCAAAAAAATTGCCACAATTAACAGTCCCATAACAAGGCGACGATTAGCTGTGAGGCGACGGCGATTAACTCCTAACCAGCCAAAATGGTCAGTCACCAAACCAGTAATTGCTTGTCCACAAATAATTAGCCCCTGAGTCAAGGTAGTCCCCAAAATAGAGGTGAAGTAAGCACTGGCGGTAATATACCAAACTCCGAATAAACCACCCATCAGACTCCATCGGGGAGCTTTGGCTAAAGCAGACCAATCTGGATGACCAAACCAACCCGTGCATAACAAACTAATCAACGCAATTGAGCCGATAAAGTAAGAAATATCTGCGGCTAGGGGTACAGAATTGAGCGATCGCGCTAATTGAGCATTGAGATTGCTTTGAATCGGCAATACAGCACCATTAACCAATGCCAGCAGCACATATAAATAGCTTTGACCATGAGGGACAGTTCCCTGGAAGCTTAAACGTATGGGTGTCATGGGTGTCATAGCTGTTGTTTTGTGAGGAGGATAGAGAGTTCTTGAACATCTATCTTGATATCAAGATACTTAAGATAAAGATAAATGTCAAGAGTCTCGATGTCAAGATAAAATGGCAATATGAACAAAGATCGAATTGACATCATTCTTGAGGAATGGCAACAGGAAGTGCCACAGTTGGATACCTCCGCACTAGGGATATCTGGGCGGATACTACGAATTGCCCGTCTTCTGGAAAAGCACCGAGAAAGTATACTGGTTGAGTATGGCTTGAACGTTTGGTCATTTGATGTGTTAGCCACACTAAGACGACAGGGACAACCTTTTTGCTTGAAACCGACTGAACTTTATAATTTGCTCATGCTGTCTTCAGGCGCAATGACAAACCGGATTGACCGCCTAGAACAAGATGGCATAGTAACGCGTGTGCGTGATGCAGAGGATCGGCGCAGTGTAATGGTGCAACTGACTCCTAAAGGAATACAGCTTGCAGATACTGTAATGCCTATTCTGTTTGAGAAAGAAAAACAACTGTTATCTCAATTCACGGCTGATGAATTACAACTATTCATCCCCATGCTGCGTAAGCTACTTTTGTTACTCGAACAGGATGCGAAATCAGTTTGACATCCTCTCTCGCTAAGTGCAGAAGCATTACACCAGTGTGAGCATTAGTTATCTAGGCGATCATCGCACCAGAGAAAAATAGCATACCCTGACAAAGTGCCTCTAGTGACGCTTGCTTGTCAAACTCCGCAGTTTAAGGGGTTGTTGTGGCTATCTATCCTGATTAAGTGGATAATCATGCAGGAGTATACCAAACACTCTGATGACAAATAATTAGTCACTGTACACAAGGTATGGACGGTATTGGATTCGAACCAACGACCCCATCGATGTCAACGATGTACTCTAACCAACTGAGCTAACCGTCCTTAACTAAGCCTTATCAAAGGTAGCATACTTTTTTCTAAAATACAAGAGCAAACCCTAAATAAACAAAAACTCCGTATCCTCAGACCGATTCCACGAAGTTGCCAAAAATTAAACAAAATTAAATTTGTGAATGGACATCAACTCACTGCAATAGTCACACCTGCACTCTCATTTCCCAACCTATCTACTGCACACACTGCATAGGTTCCAGGTTGCACAGTCGCAAAATTAGTACCAGTAGATAAAATTCTTTGAATTATCCAACTATCGCCACTTTGACGGTACAGCGTCCAAGAACGTACAGGTTGATTATCACCTGCGTCCCAATTAAGTCTACCGTTTTGGAATTTTAGCTCTTTGGGAGGAGATGGCGCTATTGTGCTTTGCCATGACATAGTAGGAACTATTGCAGGTCTGGGATAATAGGCATTTTTAAACTGGTCAGCAATGCCTTGGCGATTTTCCTTTATGGAACTCATACTGAAGAAGATATTGCCTAAGGAAAGTTTACCTGCTAAGTTGCGAGTAATGATAATCTGCTTTCCTATCTCTTCATTTTTCCAGGCTTTACCGTCCAATTGTCCAATATTGTTACCTGCGTAAATGTGTCGCTGTTTGGTATTGGCTTCTGTCCACCATTTGAGTAAGACTTCATAACTCTGTTGTGTTTGGTCGGTGCGCCAATAAAGTTGAGGGGCTAAATAATCTATCCAACCTTGCTGTAACCATTTTTTAGAATCGGCATACAGGACATTATAGGCATCTAAGCCCACAATACCTGCTGGCTGTCCAGGGCGATAAATACCAAAGGGACTAATCCCAAATTTAACGTGAGATTTGGTTTTTTTAATTCCCTGGGATAGACGTAATACCATTTGATTGACGTTTTCCCGCCGCCAGTCTTCTAGGTTAAGTGTCCCACCGCTTGATTTATAGGCTGCGTAGGTTTTGTTATCGGGGAAAGTTTGACCGGATATGGGATAGGGGTAAAAATAGTCATCTAGATGAATGCCATCTAAATCGTAGCGGCTGACAACATCAATAATGACATTGTAGGCTCTATCTTGAACGATTTTCGCGCCTGGGTCCATCCATAATTGATTTCCCCATTGATAAACAACTTCGGGATTAGTGATGGCTATGTGGGGACGGACATTAGACCCGCTTTTGGTGGTAGTTTTGGCGCGGTAGGGGTTGAACCAAGCATGAAGTTCGATATTGCGTTTATGACATTCTGCGATCGCATATTCTAAAGGATCATAAAATGGTTCTGGTGCTTTTCCCTGAGTTCCTGTAATCCATGCACTCCAAGGTTCTAACGCAGAAGCATATAAAGCATCTCCCTCTGGTCGCACCTGCAAAACTAATGCATTAAAATTCAGAGATTGTAATTGTTGGATAATTGCCGAAAGTTCGGCTTTCTGCTGGTCTACAGAAAGTCCCGCTTTGGAAGGCCAATCACTATTCCATACAGTTGTTACCCAAGCCCCCCGAAACTCGCGGCTATGACTTACCTTAACTGTATTAGTGGGTGTAGAGACAATATTTGGTGGAACTACAATGTAGTCAGAGGCAATTTTTTCTGCTTTTCCCTGATCTACCAAAGCTTGATAGACCATCACAGCCACATCTGCACGAGTAGCAGCTATTTTGGGATTAAGTAATTTGATATTTGGATAACTAGCCACCCAACCGACACGAGTAGCGATCGCAATCTGATTTATAGCATAGTTAGGAATAGCGATCGCATCTTGATAAATTTGTGGTAACGCATTTACCAGATCAGCTTCTACCTTAGCAGCAATTTCCAAACCATTAACCATCGCCACTAAGACATCACCCCTAGAAATCCTTTCACTGATACCAAAACGCTGATCAGGATAACCCACCAAAAAACCTGTTTCGTAGACCTTTTTAATAGCATTAATAGCCCAGTGGTTATTGGGAACATCCACAAAAGGCACATAATCGCGTTTAACCGATTGAGTAAAAACCGCGCCAATAATTGCAGCAAACTCAGCACGAGTCACAGAATTATCAGGGCGAAAAGTCCCGTCAGGATAACCATTTAAAATCCGACGTTGCGCCAAAGCCTCAATAAACGGACGCGCCCAATGATTTTGGATATCTGGAAATGTTGTTTTAGTAGATACCATTTTTCCCTACAGCTAGATTAACATCCATTGTTAATTTAGCAACATCAAAGCGAATCATGCACTAATGCTGACTCCAACAAAGAAACTCATAAAAATCTCTCTGCGTACCTCCGCGCTAACCTCTGCGTAACTCTGCGTTTTACAAACCCATCACCTGACGATAATGAACCTCCATTTCCCCTACACTCTTCGACCGATGTGTTTTTCCCCATTCACTGCGGTTAAATAATTCTTGCCGCAACTCATCAACATTAATAGTCGTAACTTTCCCATCAGCAATAATTTGTTTACCACGCACCCAAGCACTATCAACAGCATTAGTAGGACGACCTAGAACTAATAAACCAATGGGATCAGTACGAGGAAGCAATGATAAATTAGTTAAATCATAAAGAACCAAATCGGCTTGTTTGCCGACCGTCAGAGAACCCAGTTGATCATCCATATTTAATCCTTTCGCACCACCTAAAGAAGCCATTTCTACAGCTTCACGGGGAGTAATCCAATATTGATAATCTAATTCAGTCACATTGTGCAAAATAGAACCAATTTTAATCGCTTCTAACAAATCCTGAGAATCATTACTAGAAGCACCATCACAACCAAAAGTTACATTTACCCCCGCTTGGCGATATTTGAGAATAGGGGCGATACCACTACCTAAACGCAGATTACTTAAAGGATTGTGAACAACTGTAGCTTGAGTTTCGGCCAGAATGTTAATATCAGAGTCGGTTAACCAAACGCAATGAGCTAGAGATGTGCGATCGCTCAAATAACCAATACGCTGCAAATGTTCAACCGCAGTACAACCATATTTTTCCTGGGCTAGTTTTTCCTGGGCTTTAGTTTCCAGTAAATGCGAGTGACGACAAAGATTATAACGATTACTTAACTCAACACATCCCGTAAATAAAGCATCACTACATAACTGTATCCCTGTTGGTGCAACTAAAATATTGATCCCCTCATCTGGACGATGAAACAGCCTCACCGCTTCTTCAATAATTACCAAAGTTTCCGCAGTAGAACGAAAATAAGGTTCATGAATTTGGCTTGATTCCCCTGAAGGTATCCCTGCACTGAGAGATTCATCTTGAATCAAAGGGGCAACAAAAGCCCGAATTCCGATTTCTCGATAAGCACGAACGGCTGTAGCAATAGTTTCTAACTCTTTACCGGGAATTAACACCAAATGATCTACAACACTCGTTCCCCCAGAAAGTAAAGTTTCTACAGCCGTTCCCAAAGCGCTGATATAAACCTGTTCCGTATCCAAAGGGGCAAACTCATATAAATGTGCTAACCATAACTCTAACGGTAAAGGTGGAATTACTCCCCGTTGCCACTTTTCCGAAGAATGGGTATGGGCATTAAAAAAACCAGACAGTAACAGTTTATTTTCACCGTTAATTCTTGTACCAATTAAATCTAAATTGGAGTCAATAGCGGTGATAATACCATTGACAACTTGCACATCTATAGTTCTGTAACCATCGGTAACTGCAATTACAGCATTTTTAATAGTAAAGTTCATGGATTTTAACCTTGATAAAGTAATTTAACTCTCAACTGAATTTCAAGTCACAAAGAAAAAAAATTATCTTGGGTGTTGACATTTATGAATCTACCAATTCGGACATTAGGCATTGCACCAAATGCTTGGGGAGTAAATCAGACTTTTGCAGACATTACCCATCCTCAAAAGACCCCACAACCAGTTATTTTATCAACAGAAACCAAAACTCTGCGTCTTGACTTGGCAAAAGCTGCCATAATTGTCGTTGATATGCAAAATGACTTCTGTCATTCTGATGGTTGGTTAGCTCATATTGGTGTAGATATCACCCCAGCACGTCAACCCATTGAACCATTACAAAAATTATTACCAGCACTACGGACTGCTAACGTGCCTATAATTTGGCTAAATTGGGGAAATCGCCCTGATTTACTCAATATAAGTCCTGCTTTACTACACGTCTATAATCCCACCGGTGACGGAGTAGGATTGGGTGATCCTCTTCCCAAAAACGGTGCTAAGGTACTTGTAAAAGGTAGTTGGGCAGCAGCAGTAGTAGACGAACTCGAACAGCAACCAGATGATATTTGCGTTGATAAATATCGAATGAGTGGTTTTTGGGATACACCCTTAGATAGTATTCTGCGGAACTTAGGAATAACGACAATATTTTTTACTGGTATCAACGCTGACCAATGTGTATTCACAACTCTATGTGATGCCAACTTTTTAGGATATGACTGCATTTTAGTTCAAGATTGCACTGCTACCACCTCACCTGAATATTGCTGGCTGGCTACGTTATACAACATTAAACAATGCTTTGGTTTTGTCACAGATTCCTCAGCAATTGCCACAGCGATAGATCATTTGTAATTCGTAATTCGTAATTCGTAATTCGTAATTCGTAATTCGTAATTCGTAATTCGTAATTCGTAATTCGTAATTCGTAATTCGTAATTCGTAATTCGTAATTCGTAATTCGTAATTACCCATCACCCATTACCCATCACCCATAACCCATTTAAATATATGTATACTACTAGCTGTGTCATTCCAGTTATCAAATCTCCCAAAGATTATCAAACATACCGCATCAGTCCCAATGAATCTAATCGGTTAGCAATTATTTTTGATTCCGCAATTGCTAATACTTCCTTAACTTGTTGTGTAGAAATTTTTGATGTGGGTGGACAAACACCACCAAATCGTCATCAATGGGCATTGGAAATGTTTTTCATCCTCAAAGGAGAAGGAATCGCCATTTGTGATGGCAAAAGTGTACCTATCAAAACCGGAGATAGTTTATTAGTACCGCCTACAGGTACTCATTTAATTAAAAATACAGGTGAAACTCGTCTTTATACGCTGACAATCATGGTTCCAAATGAAGACTTTTCTGAGCTAATTCGCAGTGGTATACCTGTAGAATTAGATGCAGAAGATATGGCTGTTTTAGGAAGATTAGATCCTTTTAAATTGGT includes:
- a CDS encoding DMT family transporter — translated: MTPMTPIRLSFQGTVPHGQSYLYVLLALVNGAVLPIQSNLNAQLARSLNSVPLAADISYFIGSIALISLLCTGWFGHPDWSALAKAPRWSLMGGLFGVWYITASAYFTSILGTTLTQGLIICGQAITGLVTDHFGWLGVNRRRLTANRRLVMGLLIVAIFLLSLPT
- a CDS encoding uridine kinase family protein, with the translated sequence MNIQDLADSILQKQSKLSIDRGFLVAVSGIDGSGKGYITEKLITALNYQNIHAISINLDAWHKLPTERFNSENPAQHFYDNAFHFDDLFQKLILPLKNQRMINLTTVLTGIAGIPQTYNYQFENVDVIVLEGIFLLKRSLQYFYDFKIWIDCSFETALERAIQRNQEDISPEQIIEDYQKIYFPAQKTHLAIDNPKSSADIIYMNDAKFV
- a CDS encoding serine/threonine-protein kinase; protein product: MNEYKTPSDIYIGKLLNNRYLIRDLLGKGGMGRVYLAEDVTKGCMLVAVKMLSLNIVNQELADRFGREIFIGSQLGKKSPHISRVLTYGITNERVPFYVMEYLQGRTIKQILKVESLNTSKFIEICQQICLGLHCAHQGVTLQGKIYPILHRDIKPENIFIHNYDNKLEIVKILDFGIAKFLSETGGMTMTESFIGSLPYSSPEHMQGYKILDVRSDIYSLGVVMYEMLAGKHPFHTNSHSFSTWCKLHCIQAPPKFEEVNPNVKIPQELQQLVMDCLAKDMNDRPDSTSKILEDLAKIKAQLNNSLVSSKDVNLVPFTSFSEQICRQKKWPKNKPVALICFPYLLTTPQGNIPTFWAMLPRAEILKFTEKTYTIDFISKMNEYPMVLWLTMLHDESYSLLRWLSYYLDIKNSKEEKILRNLTETGYYHLLFFAHEDPLKCNNVITFLLTAKQRQYLTDVINSSQNFDPAISPQEAKDLLKLEYEKIKAEVSKKLNTNSKNPAFFFKYWLDKFLELFKS
- a CDS encoding amidohydrolase, yielding MNFTIKNAVIAVTDGYRTIDVQVVNGIITAIDSNLDLIGTRINGENKLLLSGFFNAHTHSSEKWQRGVIPPLPLELWLAHLYEFAPLDTEQVYISALGTAVETLLSGGTSVVDHLVLIPGKELETIATAVRAYREIGIRAFVAPLIQDESLSAGIPSGESSQIHEPYFRSTAETLVIIEEAVRLFHRPDEGINILVAPTGIQLCSDALFTGCVELSNRYNLCRHSHLLETKAQEKLAQEKYGCTAVEHLQRIGYLSDRTSLAHCVWLTDSDINILAETQATVVHNPLSNLRLGSGIAPILKYRQAGVNVTFGCDGASSNDSQDLLEAIKIGSILHNVTELDYQYWITPREAVEMASLGGAKGLNMDDQLGSLTVGKQADLVLYDLTNLSLLPRTDPIGLLVLGRPTNAVDSAWVRGKQIIADGKVTTINVDELRQELFNRSEWGKTHRSKSVGEMEVHYRQVMGL
- a CDS encoding MarR family winged helix-turn-helix transcriptional regulator; translated protein: MNKDRIDIILEEWQQEVPQLDTSALGISGRILRIARLLEKHRESILVEYGLNVWSFDVLATLRRQGQPFCLKPTELYNLLMLSSGAMTNRIDRLEQDGIVTRVRDAEDRRSVMVQLTPKGIQLADTVMPILFEKEKQLLSQFTADELQLFIPMLRKLLLLLEQDAKSV
- a CDS encoding DUF1349 domain-containing protein; the protein is MEWLNEPPTWSHSEQQIIITTAPKTDFWRITHYGFIRDSGHFYFDRVSTDFVVDIKIKGKYKDLYDQAGIMIRADEKHWIKTGIEYVDGVQNLSAVVTHNYSDWSFTPLLNPPDTFQLRVERCQEAIHIAYLDEDNRYVPLRMAYFPVEQDIQVGIMCASPQGNGYEVIFEDYQLTKKGGKSS
- a CDS encoding DMT family transporter, whose protein sequence is MDILLALLSAGSAGGFSTIGTAVNARLKTILHSPIAAATINFVVGFSILTLLLGLGIFKPYKLELIYITPWWAFLGGLLGAIFVTLSTLIVPKLGLTTTTLVVVFSQMLMSIVIDQLGWFGAMKYPITTPKIFGITTLIVAIVINQLDTNYSHKNVN
- a CDS encoding glycoside hydrolase family 10 protein, with protein sequence MVSTKTTFPDIQNHWARPFIEALAQRRILNGYPDGTFRPDNSVTRAEFAAIIGAVFTQSVKRDYVPFVDVPNNHWAINAIKKVYETGFLVGYPDQRFGISERISRGDVLVAMVNGLEIAAKVEADLVNALPQIYQDAIAIPNYAINQIAIATRVGWVASYPNIKLLNPKIAATRADVAVMVYQALVDQGKAEKIASDYIVVPPNIVSTPTNTVKVSHSREFRGAWVTTVWNSDWPSKAGLSVDQQKAELSAIIQQLQSLNFNALVLQVRPEGDALYASALEPWSAWITGTQGKAPEPFYDPLEYAIAECHKRNIELHAWFNPYRAKTTTKSGSNVRPHIAITNPEVVYQWGNQLWMDPGAKIVQDRAYNVIIDVVSRYDLDGIHLDDYFYPYPISGQTFPDNKTYAAYKSSGGTLNLEDWRRENVNQMVLRLSQGIKKTKSHVKFGISPFGIYRPGQPAGIVGLDAYNVLYADSKKWLQQGWIDYLAPQLYWRTDQTQQSYEVLLKWWTEANTKQRHIYAGNNIGQLDGKAWKNEEIGKQIIITRNLAGKLSLGNIFFSMSSIKENRQGIADQFKNAYYPRPAIVPTMSWQSTIAPSPPKELKFQNGRLNWDAGDNQPVRSWTLYRQSGDSWIIQRILSTGTNFATVQPGTYAVCAVDRLGNESAGVTIAVS
- a CDS encoding serine/threonine protein kinase codes for the protein MNTRPFASPENQELLVNRYQLKQLIGKGGMGEVFLAHDILLGGTPVAIKFLSQTVVNPKIQASFNREALLSAALSQKSIHIVRAYDYGVSQNGKPFYVMEYLSGKILKELIPISLPMFFTLLRQICLGLQCAHQGTKIDGINYQLVHRDIKPANIIVIPDPILGQLAKILDFGIAKFLNSSTAIHTKGFHGTLPYCSPEQLDGEELDGRSDIYSLGVMMFEMLTGQKPWQPETNYFGAWYKAHRFEAPKAIADANPYIQVPQKLNDLIMTCLAKKPENRPQNIAQILQILSDIEKSNQQKASTSLAHSSTSHRSLVSKSPGKITNPYEHLVWPENKPIQEIVFPQMIDTAKGYVAALWLMLPEQEIKNHAHTNPYNQFIFITSPHPMLLWLTVLYNRELGPKWLPCYLDMQNTQNLQMVSALAASKSYPLIFFTLEPTHKCFSVIRSAISPIKGQKLTTWIQQSQQLPSSSQPQVSKKLLKQQYKLMQSQILQKIESKTKVVG